In Podarcis raffonei isolate rPodRaf1 chromosome 11, rPodRaf1.pri, whole genome shotgun sequence, the sequence CAAAGGGGAAAGGGTCTTACCTTTTTCTTCACCAATGCTTCCCTCTCTCTGTCCCTTTTTCTCCACTCCTCTGCAACAGCCTGCATATGAGCTAGCTCCTTCTTCTTCAGCTGCGAAAAACAAAGGCAATTTCAAAATGTCTTCCTTCGAAAACCATAAAATTTGCATAACTCAGTCAGAACTATTGTGGAAGTCTTTCCTCAAGAAACTCAATGCTGCATGCAAATTAAATATTCAGGACATTGGGGGGAATTCCAGATCAAATACACAGACAGCTCCCATTATCAGTCCTGAAAACTGACTACAGGgctattaattttaaaatgattgCTGGTAAGAGGCAATAGTTATGCATAGCCGTGTAAAGCTGAATGATATCTAAAGCTACCATAACCAGAAGCAAAATGGAGAACTTTACACCACATTTTCAAATTTATTTAAGTAGTCATAAAATGCTACCATAATTCATAGGCTAATAATAGCAGAACCATGCATTACAAAACATAATGGAAGCAGAaagctccgatctggtggaatgctctgtcacaagagactagggccctgcgggacttgacatctttccgcagggcctgcaagacagagctattccaccaagtctttggccaaggcacagcctgactccctcctttggcaatcctcacagaactctagcccaattggttgccattaatctgattggaattaattttatattgaaatgattttagaatgttttatcattttactgttgttagccgctctgagcccagcttcggctggggaaggcggggtataaataaaaattattattattattattattattattattattattattattattattaaaagtgatTGGAAAAAGAGAGGTAAGCTTCCACTTGAATTCAACTGAAGCaggagagatgggggtgggggagcaactCAAAtggaatgaatttttaaaagtcactagggtagaatagaatcatagaattgtagagttggaaaggacccatctagtccaaccccctacaatgcaggaatattttgcccaatgtggggcttgaaccctcaaccctgagattaagagtctcatgctctagcaaCTGAGCTACCCTGGGCACTTTCCAGGCTATGCCCACAGAAAGTGAACATGCCAGTACATTGCAAGACCCCAGTGAATAAAATCACTTCTCCTCTTAGTTCAATGTTGCAAATATTtggaattctctctctcccccactcttCCAAGGTGCTCTGTAAAATCCAAAGGTGGTACAGTCTCATGACTGATATTTTATAATGACTGAAGGATGGGGCAGCAGGCCAAAAGTGTTCCTGTATCGGCAAGGAGGAACCTTTGCCCTCAAGACTGTAAATAGGTAAGATTCCTCTTTAATATAAATAATCTTTCCAAAACGCAGATCAGTTTTATCCTGCTGTCAACGTTCTGGGCACATCTTGAAGATATACCAAACTGACTTTTTGCCCAGACACAATGTGAGACTGGGGTGATTACCCTGTGAGACATGCCTAAAAATGTATTTGAACATTATGAAGCCATCTATGCTGAATCTGCCAAATATACAATGCTGTCGTACAATCAGCTAAAGGGCTGATTCCAATTTAAAAACCTCTTTCCCACGCTTGTATCCACCGGAACTGCAACTTAGGTTTAAGATCTGTCACATTTGCCTTTTGTTAAGAGTGGACCTGTAGTTCCggctaaaaaaaaatgtataaagaaACCTGGTTTTCAAAAAGGTCTTCTTGTAGTTCCTTCCACATTTCCAATTCAAGTGCTGCTTTGTACTCTAGAGTTTCTCTTGTTTCCGGCTGGATTTCAGGAACATTACGTGGCTGAGATGATGGAACCAGCGGTGGCTCATTGGCACCTAAACCCTAAACATGGAAATGCTATTAGATAATCTTCAATGGAGTTGTGTCTTTCCAAACAAGAAAGGGTGCATTTCTGTTTACCTGAGAAGAATCGGACACCACAACTTCATGCATTTTCACAAGCCCATAATCTTCTAGAGTCACCGTGTATGAAAGCTCGGCTATCCTGTTGCTTGTCCTATAAACAAGAACAATAACATTTCATTTCTTCTCTCATTTGATATTAATCTTGCTCTCTACTGTCATCTGTTTACAATGGAACAAGCATGAGAAAAGTTGACTTATTTCTGCAGcagtcttttctctctttcctccccaaaaAGGTCTCGGGAGCTAAACAAGTTTTATATAAAGAAGTCAAACAATCCTGACTGTCAGACGACTGATCAAAACATGTtcattgtaaaggcctttggctatacaCAATAAATTGTCTGATTGACTGACAGACCCAGACATGACGCCAATTCTCTTAGGAATATGGAACACAGAGAGTTGAAAAAGGAATAGCTGCTCTATTAGAGAAGTACAGAGCATTTATTCCTATTCATGAATAAAGAGGCTGGAGACCAAAATTATGATTCTTAGATACTGGTTACCAGCTAGTCTCTGGTCTGTCtgaattttctctctttcttcctcctaaTCACTTGTGTTGTAGCGCTGGCTATCAGGTTTGACTCGAGGCTTATTTTTCTGCATATCTGCAAACAGTTTTGTTTCAAAGCTCAGAATTAAATATTTGCTGCTACAAGTGTCTTACTTTTATATGCACACTCACAACCTGGCAAGTGTGAACCTAAAGGAAACACATTAAGGTCAACTGTCCACAAAATAAATGTTCCAGACTCTTTTCAGATGATTGTCTTGTTACTAAAAAAGTCAAAAAGTAtcactaaataaacaaaaacatgaAACCCAAGTTGCGTACAGCAATAATTCTACAGTTTACATTTGTTTTTCAAGCTTCCTTTTACCCATTTTTAGTAAAGTTTAAATAGTTTTCTATGCAAATACACTGAAAAGTTGGGTAAACTTATCGAGTTACAGGAAATAAACATCTGACATTTGAAACAGATCAGTACAGTCACTTTCACATCAGTGAGTTGAGTTTGACACCAAATGCTAAAGTCAATTAGGTTTGGAGGGCTGCCATCTAGTGGCTACTAAGTTTGGGTACACTCAtgcttttcagaaaaaatcttCTACATAATATACCGGAAAGTTTGATTGTGCAAACATATATTttgaaattaaatatatattcacCATTAGAAAGTTACATAAATTAAAAATTCCAGGGTGCGCATTGTAATCAAATCTTTACCAAGTCAGCAGACAATGCTTGCATGACTGCTAAAGAAAGGCACATCTTTTGTGTACACTTCTACAAGTACAAACTGGTATCACTTTTCAAGTTCAACTGAGTGTATTCTTTCAGAAGCTCTGCAGCATCACAAGAGGATGGAAGTGATGTGGTCTCCCACACTATTGTTCCACTGGTCCCTTTTGTCCCCCAAAATTAAGAGTTATGCAAGCTCTTCAAAAATAAGTATTAAGAGTTTTACTAAACTCTTTACTAAACTAagcaaaaatacaataattcaaaaAGGCCTATAGGAGTGTTAAACAGAACCAGCTATAACAGAGGAACCTCATTTTTCAAAGCTCATTGTACCCTTGTGCTGCTGTAACAGGGATCGTTTCACTGAAGGTCTGGCGCCAGCACTGTTCCCCACTGGTACCTAGAAAGCGGGTTTTTTCCATGGCCAAAATATTTGAAAGCTGGAGTCTTGCAACTCCCAGCAGTAAGTCTTTGGCTGTTTTATCTTTATGCCACAGCTCCACCAGCAATGGTATCCTGAAatacagaagaaaaaaatacacatAGCATACAGGAGTTTGTATTTTGTTCTCATAGATGGGTTTTTCCTCAGTTGCCGTAGGCCAGGATGGGTAgaagagatgcattttttttacaTCTTTTGTGATGTTGGCGTAGATGAACTGGCAGACATTAATGCTACCCTGTGGCAAAATAGTACAACCACTTGAAGGAGTTCAAGGATGCTCAATTTTGCAAGAACATTTCACACCCATCAAAGTAATTTTCCATCCTAGAAATATACAATTGAGCGATATACTTTGACTTCCTGGATTTCCTGCATTTCTGAAAATAGGTCCCAATCCAAGGGAGGAACTATGGTGAAGTTGTTATCTTAAGGTTTCTCCATTCCTACTGGTTAGCCATTAACAACAGTAAAAACCCATCCGAACCTGTGTCACGTCACATTAGGAGTTAAAATTCAACAGCTTCCACAAGCAAGTAGTATTCCTTCTGAATACAATTGGTAGTgccgcccactctgtggaacaccctcccttcagatgtgaaggaaataagtagctatcctttttaaaagacatctgaaggcagccctgtttagggaagtttttaatatttaacgctgtattgtttttaatacttgattgggagccgcccagagtggctggggaacctcagccagatgggcggggtataaataataaattatattattattattattgaatgagTTGCTCTGAAGTACATTCAGTTTAGAATAGGTTTGCAGGTTTCGAACTGAGTCAATGAATGATATAGGGCAGATTCCAGTCCCTACCAGTTGCACACAGAGAGCAAAGTGCAATCATACGAAGGGTTAGGTGACCAAATGTGCTTTGCGGGACCTAATCCATCACTtagaaaacaacacacacagagagaaccatATCCCCCTTTGTCACCTGCCACCCACTACTGTGCTGGGCAAGTACCTGGTTCTTCAAAGCATGCACCCAGATCTCTGGTATTCGACAATTTGAGTCCCTACCTGCCCTTGCATACAGGCTATACCCCCCGGTTGCTAGGACCACTAGAAACCAACCTACTCTCCGCTGTCCATTACCCCTATAGATGTGGAAGCGAATGAGACCTAAGCCACACACTGCAAGCGTCATGGCTCTGCGTTCTGCCCTTTGTGAAGATGATAGGATCATGCCCACGCTGCTGGAAAAAAGCAAAGCAGGGACAAATATTTAAATGGAACTTACTAGCAGGTACCATACCACCTCGCTGACACAAAACGTGCCacctgaactaccgtatttttcactctataagacgcatttccccctccaaaaaatagggggaaatgtgtgtgcatcttatggagtgaatgcaggctccatggcttcagcgaaaggaacgcAAAGCCTCCTGGgtttgcttcgctggagaggcgctgcacagctttccctctctgagcagcgccccttcagtgaagcaggaggagaaatggaaggggctccgtttctcctgccgctttgctgaaggggtgctgcgtagagagggagagaatttttcctctccctctaaaactaggtgcatcctatggtcgggtgcttcctagagagcgaaaaatacggtaaataaccaATCCTGAGGACAAATGTACAGGGTTGTATTTAATGTAGTGCTAAGGGGAATGCTCCccaaaccctccagagcagatctagATAAAGTGGGAAGATGGGGAGAAGATACAAGTTAGGTTGCGCTAGTGCTAACTTGCAATTTCAAAATGTACGTATGGTTAACTAGTTGTGAAGGAAAGAGAAATGTGCCAAATGCACAGATTGTTAAAATGGCACCCTTGTTACATACCTGAAGAAGGTATCCTGCAGCTGGTGGGGCATTGTTGCAAAATCAAATGCACAATATGACTGGGGAAGAAACACTTCCATGTTCTTCCTGACTTCCACGGGAGGGTTTGTCATAATGGGTGCAGCGCTTCCAAAAAACGGATATGAGTACCTatggaggtaaaaaggtaaaggtaaaggacccctggacgcttaagtcaagtcaaaggcgactatggggttgcggtgctcatctcgccttcaggccgagggagccggcgtttgtccacagacagatttccgggtcatgtggccagcatgactaaaccgcttctggtgcaacaagacaccgtgacggaagccagagtgcatggaaacgccgtttaccttcctgccacagtggtacctatttatctactcacactggcatgctttcaaactgctaggttggcaggagctgggacagaggaatgggagctcatcccatcgtggggattcgaaccaccaaccttctgattggcaagctcaagatgctcagtggtttagaccacagtgccacccgtgtcccattgagaaataaataaataaataatattaatattataacAAATTCAGTGCTAATAGCTTATGACTTCAAGACCTTTAAGTAAATGAACTTCAAGCTAACTAATGGCTTAATGGCATATCTTAACATGCCGTGGTATTCAACTGAGTTTATTCAGAGtatacctattgaaattaatgaagaggacttaagttaggtccattaatttctgtgggtCTTCTATGAATCAAACTTATATGAATGCCACACCATTATTTCTATCAAACAATACGCTCCTATCGCCTCTCACTATTGGCCCTGCTGGTTGAGGATGGTGGgcattagagtccaacaacatcttgaaggGACACTGGATTCCCATTGCTCCCGAGAGGCAAGACTGCCTTGCatcctttgttttattttctaaagTAAGGGAGCAGAGTGTGACAGTGATCCTGCGCCCAGTAACAAGATGCAGTTGGGTATTGTTAAGAATATTTCTAGCGGTGTGAGTTTTAATATGTTGCTGCAGATTTCCCCTGGTGCTCCCCAGGATTACATTTTTGGTCACCACTAGGGAACTGAAACATAAAATTCTTCCTGGACTTCATATACCAAGTTTCATTCAATGGACACTTCACATTCCATAAAACAGAAGGCCaagtgggccagttaaacaacaaaaattacaCAGCCCAAAAGTGATACGCTTGTGCCCAATTTCCATGAAGTTACTCCTTTCAGTATTtccccagctttttaaaaaaactttctaaTTTAGCGTGTACACTGGGGTCTTCAATCCAGAAACATAGCTAAAAACCCACAAGTTGCAACAAGAGCATTGTGAGTTTATAAAGAAATGTGCCAATTAAAGAAAAGGGAATATTCAGGCAAGACATGTTTGTCCATGAATGGAAGCTGCAAGACCTGCACATAGTTGGAGATTGCCCTCTTACAGtgtacagtgttgttgtttagtcatgtccgactcttcgtgaccccatggaccagagcacgccaggcactcctgtcttccactgcctcctgcagtttagtcaaactcatactggtagcttcaagaacactgcctaagcatctcatcctctgtcatccccttctccttgcaccctccatctttcccaacatcaaggtcttttccagggagtcttctcttctcatgaggtggccaaagtactggagtctcagcttcaggatctgtccttccagtgagcactcagggctatcttaagaatggataggtttgatcttcttgcagtccatgggactctcaagagtctcctccagcaccataattcaaaagcatcaattcttcggcaatcagccttctttatggtccagctctcacttccatacatcactactgggaaaaccatagctttaactatatggacctttgttggcaaggtgaggtctctgctttttaagatgctgtctaggtttggcattgcttttctcccaagaagcaggcatcttttaatttcatggctgctgtcaccatctgcagtgatcatggagcccaagaaagtaaaatctctcactgcctccatttcttccccttctatttgccaggaggtgatgggaccagtggacaGTGTACAGTACCTGTGTCCTATCCTCAGAATTATAGGGACAAGTCTCTCCTAAGAAAGATGCAATTACCCATAGTTTTAGATCAAGTTCACGATGAGCAAGAAGTTTGTTATTTACAGGGCACATAGAAGTGATCATGGTGACACTGTGTACCTAGACTTCCAGATCCTTTCATGGACTGGTAACTGGTTAAGGGACAGGAAGCAATGGGAAAATAAATTGAAAGTTCTCCCAATGAAGAGATGTGAAATAATGATCTAACACATGCTTTACCTTAACATACAATTGACGGGAAACCCAGTATCCAGATTATGGAGAGTTCTTAAGTCTATTGAGAAACAAAAGTGATGGGATGCTGCCGGAACAGCAATTTTTTGACCTGTGGTAGATTCAGAGGTACTGGCCTGCTGAGTCTGAGAAGCGGGTGCTCGGGCATTCGAGGCTGAAGAGAAAACAGACAGCACATTGTCTTTTAAGATAGATGCTGACACATTCCCAACTTGAGAGCCCCTGCTGTACAAGTTCTAATACTTGAAAGTAAgaagtttttgattttttttctggagaaagtttagttttctttcctttttttttattgggttttataaacaagaataatgttatacaaataagtataccaagttttctcatgtcatttgtgtatcacaaaaatagcataataaatgtggaaaaatatctacaacatatgtttcattgTTAGTGGTCAATGTATGATTTCTTGGcttatgaattggtttaaacaattaggaagaagaataaaagaaaaagaaaaaaagggggagtgAGAAGTTGGGTTGGGtcgggtggttatgcttctattattctacttagtgtgtgtgaggggttgtgtcagcgttacttgtatgggttctcttactattcccttgttgtatttccttggtggtgagagaggttggggctggccaagggtgtggttggttgtctttggttggctgtactgagaattgtttttgtgtgagagtagggtgtgagtgtgtatttttgaatcaggttagccatattgattcatatgctgttggtggattcttgtcatcttgttgggctgtgtatgtgataaaggggagccataccggggtgaaggagtcttcttctatttgtccccgtgtcagtttcagtttattggttagtttttctaataagggtGTTTCCCAtactaagcccccccccccttctaaacCTAAATGTTGGAACTAGCTGTACAGCATCATAGCCTGTGGCCAAACACAGCTGATGACAATTTGAAGGTAAGCCACGTGGTGCAGGCTGGTCCACGTGGCAAACAAAAAATAGCATACCAAAAATAGGTGTTCATATTTCAAGCAGCCTTCACACATTGGCCCTATCATGCAAAGTGGCCACAGGCTGGAGGCTATGCTCCTGCATTCTGTTCACAAGGGAAGGGAGcagtgcttaaaggtaaaggtacccctgaccatttggtccaattgtgaccgactctggggttgcggcactcatctcgctttattggccgagggagccagcgtccaacttccgggtcatgtggccagcatgactaagccacttctggcaaaccagagcagtgcacggaaatgccgtttaccttcccgccggagtggtacctatttatctacttgcactttgacgtgctttcgaactgctaggttggcaggagcagggaccaagcaacgggagctcaccccgttgcggggattcgaaccgctgaccttctgatcagcaagtcctaggctctgtggtttagaccgcagcaccacccgcatcccggagCAGTGCTTAGACCCAAGCAATTTACTTGAATACAAATATCTGCCCAGTTCTTCAACTGCAGAGCTAAACCACACATCACAAATTTAAAACCTTACATCGCCCGCAGTTCACTGGTTGACCGCAGATAACTCTCTCCCTCTTACTGGAGTCTTCAGAATATTTTAAGTTGCATTCTTGCATAGTGAATGATCACCCATTTCCTTGCATCAGTTTACCAAGCAATCATAAAGAAAACAGTATTTTGTGGTAGATATGACAGCTGTAAATTTATAAACATTTGCTTTGATGTGCTGCCTACCTTTTTTCTGTGCCTTTGGGTTCTTGTCATGCTGCAGACTTTCCACTTCGCTGTCTGTCGCGTCATCTTTTATGGGAGGAGAATGGCTAACCCGGGGTAATGCGTTTTGAGAACTAGGCTCAGGACTCCTTTTTTGATCACGCACTGGAgatgaagctcttttcacattttCAGACTCAACCTTTGAAGATAACTGAGGCTGAACGAAATAATAGTGCCTAGTTTAAACACATGATCCTCGGATgaggggcagtatagaaatttaataaattataataacaataacttCATTTCATACATGCGTAACAGCAAtaatattttctatttttatttgcatttttaaaagtatataaaaaggaGAACAATTGAGTTGTACCTGAGAAACTCTGCTATCTTTTTGAAGAGATACCGATACCCCAACAGTGGGAGCCATATCCAAAGGGACAGGTGGCAGCTTTTGCCGGGCTCTGTTAGGTGGAACAAGAATATATGCTCCTTCAATTGCTACTGGATGTTGAAGGATTTCCACGCTTCCTTTCTTCAACAGCCCAGTTAAAAGTATTTCAGTGCTTCCAAGAGACTGGTCCCCACAGCAAAGATGGATCTATGTTTCAAAAGGGTATCATGAAAGTGACTATAATGAGCATTCAGTACAAAAACGATTACTTACACCCAACCAATGACATCCAAATGGAAACAttatgtcctttaaaaaaaaaaagtgtttgtaATGGATGCTGGAATAAAATAAGCCAAACAGCCCTCTTTAGAAGGTTATCCAGACTGCCTAATCTTCCCAGACTGTCTTATCCTCTGAAACCCTGTATTCTTCAGGTCAAAACATAGCAAGAGACTCCAAGTGGTCATGTTTCAGTACACGATAAGCCACAACTCACAAGCTCACAAGCTGTaaaggggaaggaagaaggaaaggccAAGATGGAGCATTTTTGTAGCTTGAGGGTGCTCCTGAATCCATCTTTGTCACTAGAGGCACAACTGACATCTGGGGCTAGAAATGCCTTCTCCCAACTTTGGCTGGTACATCTGCTGTGACCAGGATAACCTGACCACAGTGGTCCATGCAATGGTAATCGTAAGAGTTGACTACTGTAGCATGCTTTATATGGGCTGCCCTTATAACTATCTGGTCCAGAAGCTGCAACTAGGACAGAATTCGGCAGGTTACTGGTAGCGATGCTAATTTGCTGAGAGAGCTGCATCGGTTGTTGATTTCCTACCAGGGCAGGCTCAAGGTTCTTGTGTTAATTTACAGAGCCATAAACAATTTGGGTACAATGTACTTTAAGGAGTAGCCTGATTCTTTATGCTGTACCTCAATTACCAAGATCCCCTGGTGGTGTACTTTTGGTGTCTCTCTGCCATGCCCCTGAGGTTTGGTTGTCCTTTACCAGGGAGCaagcttttagtgtggcagctctGAAGAACTCCTTGTCCATAGAAAAGAAAGTCTAGCAAGCTTTCTTTTAGACATTCTCTAAAAACTGAGCAGTTCCTATTTTTTTACCAAGCAGTTTATACTGATACTACTGTAGTATTAGGTTCTTATGCTGCCCACTGCcttgtttttctatttttatgAAGGTGCAGCTCATAAAATTAACAACATATCAAAAAAGTATAACAGTCCTTAAATTTGATCTGCCATAACACCCTAAATTCTTATGGTATCCTCTTAACAATTTGGACTGAAGAGGAGTCACACGCTTCGAAACAAGATGCAACAGCTAAATCTTTGTTTACCAGAGAGCAGAAATGGATGCATACCTTCAACTTTGAGTGAGCAAAAAAATAAGCTCTTAGAACTTCAATGCTGCTGCGTATTCTAACAGATGCTCTTTCTGGCTCAAAGTTTGGATTGATCAAATCAGTGAATGGTTCGTTGGTAACATCATTGCCCAGGAGTGAATAGTAGAAGAAGAACTCGGGCTGTCGTTCTGGAAGTTTCATTGTGGTAGGTATTAGCTGTTAcaaaaaaagagcagaaaaatgCAAACAATAGGTCCTCAACACTGCTCATATGAAGTTGTGAATGTCCATGTCTATTATCAAAAGAAGTGCTGTATTCCAACGTCTAttcaagttttaaatatttaacatGGATAACATCAAAAGCTAAGGAATTCCAAGGCTGGAAAGTTGTTCTTGCTCACTCTCCCAAGCTCCTCCCATCATGAGGGCAACACTGTAACTTTGAGGTTGGTTTAGATTTTTAACAGCAATAAAGGGAACAATCATTCTTATACAGAATCAGGGGGTTATGAAGTACCACAAAGTCATGCTGTAATGACACATGTTTTTTCACATATTAATCACCCAGAGTCTGAAAGCTCTACCTCAGGCCAAACCAGATAGTAGTATAATGGATTAGCATTATTACCTGTTCTAACTGTGTAGCAAATGCAACAGTGACAGACAGAACAAAGTAGTCTCTGCAATATTCTGCTGGTCCAATTTGATGGTATCCTTCCTCTTCGTTAAGCACTGCTGCAAGATTTTTGGGATCCAACCCAAGTTGCTGAAGaggtactttaaaaagaaaacaaatgcctTCAGTTGTATTCTGAACATAATAAAATCTATTGGGAGCTGAAAATATAGAGAGATGAAATTCAGAGAGGACAGTGTCTTTAAAAAACCCTATTAGCCCTGGGCTAGTAAGGGGCTGAATAAACCCCATGTCAGTCTAGTCACCAGttacaacaggga encodes:
- the CEP120 gene encoding centrosomal protein of 120 kDa isoform X1, which translates into the protein MGTTRADQLLIVVSILEGRYFPKRPKHMLVVEAKFDGETLATDPVEHIDQPEFATELAWELDRKALHQHRLQRTPIKLQCFSVDSLSSAKEPVGYIILDLRVAQEKKQPPKWYPLLSNRYTKFKSELQLSLMLETDTKASTDGFKAKDAPPRDVTVPLQQLGLDPKNLAAVLNEEEGYHQIGPAEYCRDYFVLSVTVAFATQLEQLIPTTMKLPERQPEFFFYYSLLGNDVTNEPFTDLINPNFEPERASVRIRSSIEVLRAYFFAHSKLKIHLCCGDQSLGSTEILLTGLLKKGSVEILQHPVAIEGAYILVPPNRARQKLPPVPLDMAPTVGVSVSLQKDSRVSQPQLSSKVESENVKRASSPVRDQKRSPEPSSQNALPRVSHSPPIKDDATDSEVESLQHDKNPKAQKKASNARAPASQTQQASTSESTTGQKIAVPAASHHFCFSIDLRTLHNLDTGFPVNCMLRYSYPFFGSAAPIMTNPPVEVRKNMEVFLPQSYCAFDFATMPHQLQDTFFRIPLLVELWHKDKTAKDLLLGVARLQLSNILAMEKTRFLGTSGEQCWRQTFSETIPVTAAQGTSNRIAELSYTVTLEDYGLVKMHEVVVSDSSQGLGANEPPLVPSSQPRNVPEIQPETRETLEYKAALELEMWKELQEDLFENQLKKKELAHMQAVAEEWRKRDREREALVKKKVAEYTVLEEKLQKTLTDLEKREKQLVGAETELQRAKKELQAEHERNRQELQDAMRRVKEECMHQVELEKSRFRQLEEDKIRLQQQLYDWENKYKTLEKEFQQYKEQQSSKPEIRLQSEISILTLEKGDLERKLESATKAKLHYKQQWARALKELARLKQREQESAMARLKKQQQELEHMRLRYLAAENNELGKAQRQELEDIRNELNRLKQEEEDKKQSPDPQEVLGLQMQNSHMRQVDESLDDYLARLIEERDTLLRTGVYSHEDHIVNELDRQISEVLTKRSRSKYPNLQN
- the CEP120 gene encoding centrosomal protein of 120 kDa isoform X2; translation: MLAGANGSWSPSNIKGATVPLQQLGLDPKNLAAVLNEEEGYHQIGPAEYCRDYFVLSVTVAFATQLEQLIPTTMKLPERQPEFFFYYSLLGNDVTNEPFTDLINPNFEPERASVRIRSSIEVLRAYFFAHSKLKIHLCCGDQSLGSTEILLTGLLKKGSVEILQHPVAIEGAYILVPPNRARQKLPPVPLDMAPTVGVSVSLQKDSRVSQPQLSSKVESENVKRASSPVRDQKRSPEPSSQNALPRVSHSPPIKDDATDSEVESLQHDKNPKAQKKASNARAPASQTQQASTSESTTGQKIAVPAASHHFCFSIDLRTLHNLDTGFPVNCMLRYSYPFFGSAAPIMTNPPVEVRKNMEVFLPQSYCAFDFATMPHQLQDTFFRIPLLVELWHKDKTAKDLLLGVARLQLSNILAMEKTRFLGTSGEQCWRQTFSETIPVTAAQGTSNRIAELSYTVTLEDYGLVKMHEVVVSDSSQGLGANEPPLVPSSQPRNVPEIQPETRETLEYKAALELEMWKELQEDLFENQLKKKELAHMQAVAEEWRKRDREREALVKKKVAEYTVLEEKLQKTLTDLEKREKQLVGAETELQRAKKELQAEHERNRQELQDAMRRVKEECMHQVELEKSRFRQLEEDKIRLQQQLYDWENKYKTLEKEFQQYKEQQSSKPEIRLQSEISILTLEKGDLERKLESATKAKLHYKQQWARALKELARLKQREQESAMARLKKQQQELEHMRLRYLAAENNELGKAQRQELEDIRNELNRLKQEEEDKKQSPDPQEVLGLQMQNSHMRQVDESLDDYLARLIEERDTLLRTGVYSHEDHIVNELDRQISEVLTKRSRSKYPNLQN